The following proteins come from a genomic window of Candidatus Methylomirabilota bacterium:
- a CDS encoding NUDIX hydrolase codes for MAPGWTRLGSTALYARGKLTLREDVWRLPDGQEVVYPVLQAGVGVAVLPFVDDSRVLMVGQYRHLFDAVSWELPGGGALPGEEPLAAAQRELREEGGYRAERFELLTRFYPANAYLDEVAYCYAAWGLTEDPLPADHDEFLEHRIVPLEDAIRMARDGEITESYSKIALLQYALTRRPQ; via the coding sequence ATGGCCCCCGGGTGGACGCGTCTCGGCTCCACCGCCCTTTACGCGCGCGGCAAGCTCACCCTCCGCGAGGACGTCTGGCGGCTGCCCGACGGCCAGGAGGTCGTCTATCCCGTGCTCCAGGCCGGTGTCGGCGTCGCCGTCCTGCCGTTCGTCGACGACTCGCGCGTCCTCATGGTCGGCCAGTACCGCCACCTGTTCGACGCGGTGTCGTGGGAGCTGCCGGGCGGCGGCGCGCTGCCCGGCGAGGAGCCCCTGGCGGCGGCGCAGCGAGAGCTTCGCGAGGAGGGCGGCTACCGCGCCGAGCGCTTCGAGCTCCTGACGCGTTTCTACCCGGCGAACGCCTACCTCGACGAGGTCGCCTACTGCTACGCGGCGTGGGGGCTCACCGAGGACCCGCTGCCCGCCGACCACGACGAGTTCCTCGAACACCGCATCGTCCCGCTCGAGGACGCGATCCGGATGGCGCGCGACGGCGAGATCACCGAGTCGTACTCGAAGATCGCGCTCCTGCAGTACGCGCTGACCCGAAGACCTCAGTAG
- a CDS encoding TRASH domain protein codes for MRFALILVWLAAAWFVARVLLRHLAPLARSRRPAGPDELVKDPVCQTYVVSSRAVTRGTGGEVRYFCSEECAGRASRV; via the coding sequence GTGCGATTCGCGCTGATCCTCGTCTGGCTCGCCGCCGCGTGGTTCGTGGCGCGCGTCCTCCTCCGGCACCTCGCACCGCTCGCGCGCAGCCGGCGCCCTGCGGGACCGGACGAGCTCGTGAAGGATCCGGTCTGCCAGACCTATGTCGTCAGCTCGCGCGCGGTGACCCGCGGGACCGGCGGCGAGGTGCGGTACTTCTGCAGCGAGGAGTGCGCCGGCCGCGCGAGCCGCGTCTGA